A genomic segment from Nitrospira lenta encodes:
- a CDS encoding alpha-1,4-glucan--maltose-1-phosphate maltosyltransferase encodes MRDDRGRQRVIIEGVRPAVDGGRFPIKRTIGDELIVEADVFADGHDALAVALRYRAESVPQWTEIPMEAIGNDRWRAAFPLSNIGQYRYTVTGWVDHFLTWRRDLIKKRDANQDLRLDLLIGAQLIEKAATQAPKEVEQALSRWVKELRATDAPEADRIRAALSAELAGIMAKHPDRAQASLYEVEFAVIVDREKARYSTWYEMFPRSCSTKPGVHGTFKDCEKRLPYIASMGFDVLYLPPIHPIGKTHRKGKNNAPTSRPEDHGSPWAIGSPDGGHTAIHPALGTLKDFRRLMERARTHDIEIAMDIAFQCSPDHPYVKEHREWFRIRPDGTVQYAENPPKKYQDIFPLEFETDQWRALWDELKQVVDYWIEQGIRIFRVDNPHTKPFPFWEWLIGEVKRTHPDVVFLAEAFTRPKVMNRLAKIGFSQSYNYFPWRTTKAELTQYFTELTQSDVREYLRPNLWPNTPDILTEQLQHGGRPVFMSRLVLAATLGASYGIYGPAYELGEHLPREAGSEEYADSEKYEIKRWDLDRPDSLQEFIGCVNRIRRDNPALQRDGSLRFHAIANEQLLCYSKRTADGSNVILVVVNLSPHHVHSGWLELDLASLGLDADQPFQVEDLLTHAHYLWQGERNYIEVNPHSAPAHIFRIRRRVRTEQDFDYFL; translated from the coding sequence ATGCGTGATGACCGCGGCAGACAACGGGTGATCATTGAGGGCGTGCGGCCTGCGGTAGACGGAGGCCGCTTTCCCATTAAACGGACGATCGGCGACGAACTGATCGTGGAGGCCGACGTGTTCGCCGACGGACACGATGCGCTCGCCGTGGCTCTCCGCTACCGGGCTGAGTCGGTTCCGCAATGGACCGAGATCCCGATGGAGGCCATCGGAAACGACCGGTGGCGCGCGGCATTCCCTCTCTCGAACATCGGGCAGTATCGCTACACCGTCACGGGATGGGTCGATCACTTTCTCACCTGGCGCCGGGATCTGATTAAGAAACGCGACGCGAACCAAGATCTTCGACTAGACCTTCTCATCGGCGCACAGTTGATTGAAAAGGCCGCCACGCAGGCCCCGAAAGAAGTGGAACAGGCGCTGTCTCGATGGGTGAAGGAGCTCCGCGCGACGGACGCCCCTGAAGCGGACCGTATTCGCGCAGCGCTGAGCGCCGAGTTGGCCGGGATAATGGCGAAACATCCGGATCGAGCCCAGGCCTCCCTTTACGAGGTTGAATTTGCCGTCATTGTCGATCGCGAGAAAGCCCGCTATAGCACCTGGTATGAAATGTTTCCGCGGTCCTGTTCCACTAAGCCCGGCGTGCACGGCACCTTCAAAGACTGTGAGAAGAGGCTGCCCTACATCGCCTCCATGGGGTTTGACGTGCTCTATCTTCCTCCCATCCATCCCATCGGAAAGACTCATCGGAAGGGTAAGAACAATGCGCCGACCAGCCGGCCGGAAGACCACGGCAGTCCCTGGGCGATCGGCTCGCCGGACGGGGGACACACCGCGATTCATCCGGCGTTGGGGACGCTCAAAGATTTTCGACGCTTGATGGAACGGGCCCGCACCCATGACATCGAGATCGCGATGGACATCGCATTTCAGTGCTCCCCGGACCATCCCTATGTGAAAGAGCATCGCGAATGGTTCCGGATCCGGCCGGATGGCACGGTGCAGTATGCGGAGAATCCGCCGAAGAAATATCAGGATATATTCCCGCTGGAGTTTGAGACGGACCAGTGGCGGGCATTGTGGGATGAATTGAAGCAGGTGGTCGATTATTGGATCGAGCAGGGCATTCGAATATTCCGCGTGGACAATCCTCACACCAAGCCGTTTCCGTTTTGGGAATGGCTCATCGGCGAGGTGAAGCGCACGCATCCGGACGTCGTGTTTCTGGCTGAAGCGTTCACGCGGCCGAAAGTGATGAATCGTCTGGCTAAAATCGGCTTTTCCCAATCCTACAACTATTTCCCCTGGCGCACGACGAAGGCAGAGCTCACGCAATATTTCACGGAGCTCACGCAGTCGGATGTGCGGGAATATCTCCGGCCGAATCTCTGGCCGAATACGCCGGATATTCTGACGGAGCAGCTGCAGCATGGCGGACGCCCCGTCTTTATGTCTCGGCTGGTGCTGGCCGCCACGCTGGGAGCCAGCTACGGGATCTACGGTCCGGCGTATGAACTCGGCGAGCATCTGCCTCGCGAAGCCGGAAGCGAAGAATATGCGGATTCTGAAAAGTATGAAATCAAGCGATGGGATCTGGATAGGCCGGATAGTTTGCAGGAATTCATCGGCTGCGTGAATCGGATACGGCGGGACAATCCCGCGCTTCAGCGCGATGGGAGTCTCCGCTTTCACGCCATCGCGAACGAGCAGTTGCTCTGCTACAGCAAGCGCACGGCAGACGGATCCAATGTCATTCTGGTCGTGGTGAATTTGAGTCCCCATCACGTGCATTCCGGATGGCTGGAATTGGATCTTGCGAGCCTAGGGCTCGATGCCGATCAGCCGTTCCAAGTGGAGGATCTCCTGACGCACGCGCATTACCTGTGGCAGGGAGAGCGCAACTATATTGAGGTGAACCCCCATTCGGCTCCCGCGCATATTTTCCGTATTCGCAGGCGTGTTCGCACGGAACAGGATTTTGACTATTTTCTGTAG
- a CDS encoding mechanosensitive ion channel family protein, whose product MNELWQEAMVEAFRETMKRVALFLPKLMALLTFLLIGLAVGWLVKFLLLRILKAFRFDPLCERLGLTPALGKAGMKQPISHMIGRFSFWTVFLLFAFMGIDALDLPATANLMSIILGFLPHVLAAMLVALLGALLANFSSEAALIAAVNAQIQEARLIANLIRWGILTFTAAMVLTQLGIAKEIVVAAFSIIFGGAVLALALALGMGGRTIAKDALERRFRRKHDDDEVSHI is encoded by the coding sequence ATGAATGAACTATGGCAAGAGGCAATGGTAGAAGCCTTTCGAGAAACGATGAAACGCGTTGCGCTCTTCTTGCCGAAACTCATGGCGCTGCTGACCTTTCTGCTTATCGGCCTGGCCGTGGGTTGGCTCGTCAAGTTTCTGCTCCTGCGCATTCTGAAAGCGTTTCGCTTCGACCCCTTGTGCGAGCGGCTGGGGCTCACTCCCGCCTTGGGAAAGGCGGGCATGAAACAGCCGATCTCTCACATGATCGGCCGGTTCTCGTTTTGGACGGTGTTCCTGCTCTTTGCGTTTATGGGAATCGATGCCTTGGATCTGCCGGCGACGGCGAATCTGATGAGTATCATTCTGGGATTTTTGCCGCATGTGCTGGCGGCGATGCTGGTCGCCCTGCTCGGAGCGCTGCTGGCCAATTTCAGCAGCGAAGCGGCCTTGATTGCGGCGGTGAATGCCCAGATTCAAGAGGCCCGGCTGATCGCCAATCTCATTCGCTGGGGGATTCTCACCTTTACGGCGGCCATGGTGTTGACCCAATTGGGAATCGCCAAGGAAATCGTGGTCGCGGCGTTCTCCATTATCTTCGGCGGGGCCGTTCTGGCATTAGCCCTCGCGTTGGGAATGGGTGGACGCACGATCGCGAAGGATGCGCTGGAACGGCGATTCCGCCGGAAGCATGACGATGACGAGGTGTCGCATATCTAG
- a CDS encoding glycosyl transferase family 2: MTHMTAWEQVQAQCPDLRKADLLVGLPTFNHGSTVELVVKSVMAGLAAFLPQVSVVVVNADAGSQDGTPDIIKRAVGSAVPVVSVQYLTGGLSAQPAALDRLSESGVAKREAAFRAFFTIAEKVEAKACVVMDAQLRSVTPEWIERLAQPVLEQGADFVAPVFRRQRYEGSLTNSLIAPLTRALYGKRVACQSGGGYGFSARLTNRCLAKDLWEGETAKYGIDNWLTTVAVAEGFHVWQAFLGAKVQDSKASGQDVSFILAQAVGAAYHYMEQYQEVWEQRKESSAVPAVGAPYGPGDASVAINVERMVKGFRQGLRDLLPIWESILAPDTLAGILTLGLEDEEEFRFPIPLWTQTVYDFAIAYHEKVIHREHLLKSLTPLYLGRTASLVLETKDGEPGDADRAGERVCESFESMKPYLVGRWRFQ; the protein is encoded by the coding sequence GTGACGCACATGACAGCGTGGGAGCAGGTTCAGGCGCAATGTCCCGATCTCCGCAAGGCGGATCTCCTTGTCGGTCTGCCGACCTTCAATCATGGCTCGACCGTTGAGCTGGTGGTGAAGTCGGTCATGGCAGGACTCGCGGCCTTTCTTCCCCAGGTCTCGGTGGTGGTCGTCAATGCCGATGCCGGATCGCAGGATGGCACCCCGGACATCATTAAACGCGCCGTAGGGAGCGCGGTGCCCGTTGTGTCGGTTCAGTACCTCACGGGAGGACTGTCGGCACAGCCGGCTGCCTTGGATCGGCTGTCGGAGTCCGGAGTGGCGAAGCGGGAGGCGGCATTTCGCGCTTTCTTTACGATCGCCGAGAAGGTGGAGGCGAAGGCCTGCGTGGTCATGGATGCCCAGCTTCGCTCGGTCACCCCTGAATGGATCGAACGGTTGGCGCAGCCGGTATTGGAGCAAGGGGCGGATTTTGTCGCGCCGGTCTTCCGGCGCCAGCGGTATGAGGGGAGTTTGACCAACAGTCTCATTGCACCATTGACTCGGGCGCTCTATGGGAAACGAGTGGCCTGCCAGAGCGGCGGCGGGTACGGATTTTCCGCACGATTGACGAATCGCTGCCTCGCGAAGGATCTCTGGGAAGGCGAGACGGCTAAATACGGCATCGATAATTGGTTGACGACGGTCGCCGTGGCCGAAGGGTTCCACGTGTGGCAGGCCTTTCTCGGGGCTAAAGTGCAGGATTCCAAGGCAAGCGGACAGGATGTGTCGTTCATCCTGGCTCAAGCGGTGGGAGCCGCCTACCATTATATGGAGCAGTATCAGGAGGTGTGGGAACAGCGGAAGGAGTCGAGCGCCGTTCCGGCGGTCGGCGCGCCGTACGGTCCGGGGGACGCGTCTGTCGCGATCAACGTCGAACGGATGGTGAAGGGGTTCCGCCAAGGGCTGCGCGATCTGCTGCCGATCTGGGAATCGATCTTGGCCCCCGACACGCTGGCCGGGATTCTCACTTTGGGGCTGGAGGATGAAGAAGAGTTCCGGTTTCCCATCCCGCTCTGGACCCAGACCGTCTACGACTTCGCGATTGCGTATCACGAAAAAGTGATTCATCGAGAGCACCTGCTGAAGTCGTTGACTCCGTTGTACCTGGGGCGCACCGCGTCGCTGGTCCTTGAAACGAAGGATGGAGAGCCGGGTGATGCCGACCGTGCGGGTGAGCGGGTGTGCGAGTCGTTCGAAAGCATGAAGCCCTACTTAGTCGGGCGATGGAGGTTCCAATGA
- a CDS encoding glycosyltransferase, translating to MVQELDEYRDFAPKGTVEFLYRLSALVAGRSFLHVNSVRYGGGIAEILRRLVPMMKALGVAARWDVIAGDQEFFDITKRLANGLQGRKEDLTEAMEQAYLKINQRNAQTLKLDADLVMIHDLQPAALIEQKSGGNWIWRCHLDLAKPHQQSWSFLRRFIVRYDAAIFSMPGFAHRLSIPKFLIHPSIDPLSQKNLELSRAEVNEVLVRLGIPRDKPILLQMGRFERFNDPLGAIKAYRMIKKYHRCRLIIAGSGVMHDQEGEAVLAEVQEAAGKDSDIHVLQLPPEADLELNALQRAATIVIQKSIKEGFGVAVSESMWKGKPVIGSTAGGIAAQIVDGVTGYTVYSVEGVAFRARYLLNNPGLIQRMGGAAREHVRRNFLITRHLSDYLTLLKLFAKQ from the coding sequence ATGGTTCAGGAACTGGACGAGTATCGAGACTTCGCGCCGAAAGGCACAGTCGAATTCCTCTACCGGTTGAGCGCCCTCGTGGCGGGGCGAAGCTTTCTGCACGTCAATTCCGTCCGGTACGGCGGCGGGATCGCGGAAATTCTCCGCCGGTTGGTGCCGATGATGAAAGCCCTAGGGGTCGCCGCACGATGGGACGTCATCGCGGGCGATCAGGAATTTTTCGATATCACGAAACGATTGGCGAACGGGCTGCAGGGGCGAAAAGAAGATCTGACCGAGGCGATGGAGCAGGCCTATCTCAAGATCAACCAGCGCAACGCACAGACGCTCAAGCTGGACGCGGACCTCGTCATGATCCACGATCTTCAGCCGGCGGCGCTGATTGAGCAGAAGTCGGGGGGCAACTGGATTTGGCGCTGCCATCTCGATTTGGCCAAACCTCACCAGCAGAGCTGGAGCTTTCTTCGCCGGTTCATCGTCCGGTACGATGCCGCGATTTTTTCCATGCCGGGGTTCGCCCATCGGCTGTCGATCCCCAAGTTCTTGATACACCCATCGATTGATCCGTTAAGCCAAAAAAATCTGGAGTTGTCCCGGGCAGAAGTGAATGAGGTCCTTGTGCGGCTGGGTATCCCCAGAGACAAACCGATCTTGCTGCAAATGGGCCGCTTCGAACGATTCAACGATCCCCTGGGTGCCATCAAGGCCTATCGCATGATTAAGAAATATCATCGCTGCCGGTTGATCATTGCCGGGTCCGGGGTCATGCACGATCAGGAAGGGGAAGCGGTTTTAGCCGAGGTGCAGGAAGCGGCTGGAAAGGATTCGGATATTCATGTGCTCCAGCTGCCGCCCGAGGCCGACCTTGAACTCAATGCGCTTCAGCGGGCCGCGACCATCGTCATTCAGAAATCCATCAAGGAGGGTTTTGGCGTCGCCGTGTCTGAATCGATGTGGAAGGGGAAGCCGGTGATCGGAAGTACGGCCGGCGGGATTGCCGCCCAGATCGTGGACGGAGTCACCGGGTACACCGTCTATTCCGTCGAAGGGGTCGCCTTCAGAGCCCGATATCTCTTGAATAATCCCGGCCTCATTCAGCGCATGGGCGGGGCGGCGCGGGAGCATGTCCGGAGAAATTTTCTCATCACGCGTCATTTGAGCGATTACCTGACGCTGCTGAAATTATTTGCGAAGCAGTGA
- the treS gene encoding maltose alpha-D-glucosyltransferase — protein MPTTDPLWFKDAVFYELHVKAFSDGNADGIGDFQGLIQKLDYLEWLGVNCLWLLPFFPSPLRDDGYDVADYRNIFPDYGTMDEFRTFLDEAHRRGMRVIADLVLNHTSDQHAWFQDARSSPQSPKRDYYVWSDSDKKYDKARIIFIDTEKSNWTWDPVAKAYYWHRFFSHQPDLNYENPELRKAMLDVMSFWLEQGLDGFRCDAVPYLFEQEGTICENLPETHTYLKEVRKRIDESYQGRVLLAEANQWPADVRPYFGDGDEFHMAFHFPLMPRLFMGVGSEDWHPIVDMFTHTPAIPENCQWCLFLRNHDELTLEMCSGEERDYMYYAYARDPQMRRNIGIARRLAPLLENDRRKIELLNSLVFTLPGSPIVYYGDEIGMGDNVHLGDRNGVRTPMQWTDDRNGGFSKADPSKLYLPSISDSVYGYQAINVEAQRQSPHSLLHWMKRMICVRKQHPAFGRGTVEFLRPRNDKVLAYLREYGGETLLLVHNLAGSAQAVELDLGKYQGAVPIELFGDSRFPQVGTQPYVLSVAPYGFYWFRLHQAAGQDRSYGIEDSLI, from the coding sequence GTGCCGACGACCGATCCCTTGTGGTTCAAAGATGCGGTGTTTTACGAACTGCATGTCAAAGCGTTCTCTGACGGCAATGCCGACGGCATCGGAGATTTCCAAGGGTTAATCCAGAAGCTGGATTACCTGGAATGGCTCGGCGTCAATTGCCTGTGGTTGCTGCCGTTTTTCCCGTCTCCGTTGAGAGACGACGGCTACGATGTCGCCGACTACCGTAACATCTTTCCCGACTACGGGACGATGGACGAGTTCAGGACGTTCCTCGACGAAGCGCACCGCAGAGGCATGCGGGTGATTGCGGATCTGGTGCTGAATCACACGTCGGATCAGCATGCCTGGTTTCAAGACGCGCGGAGTTCTCCGCAGTCTCCCAAGCGGGACTACTATGTGTGGAGCGACAGCGACAAGAAGTATGACAAGGCACGGATCATCTTTATCGACACGGAGAAGTCCAACTGGACGTGGGATCCGGTCGCGAAGGCCTATTACTGGCATCGGTTTTTCAGCCACCAGCCGGATTTGAACTATGAGAATCCGGAGTTGCGCAAAGCCATGCTGGACGTCATGTCCTTTTGGCTGGAGCAGGGGCTCGATGGATTCCGTTGCGATGCCGTGCCCTATTTATTCGAGCAAGAGGGGACGATCTGCGAGAACCTTCCGGAGACCCACACCTATCTGAAAGAAGTCCGCAAACGCATCGACGAGTCGTATCAGGGGCGTGTGCTGCTGGCTGAAGCCAATCAGTGGCCCGCGGACGTCCGTCCCTACTTCGGCGATGGCGACGAGTTCCACATGGCGTTTCATTTCCCGCTGATGCCGCGGCTGTTCATGGGCGTGGGTAGCGAAGATTGGCACCCCATTGTGGACATGTTCACGCACACTCCGGCGATCCCGGAGAATTGCCAGTGGTGCCTCTTTTTGCGCAACCATGACGAGCTGACGCTCGAAATGTGTTCCGGAGAAGAGCGGGACTATATGTACTACGCGTACGCGCGCGATCCCCAGATGCGGCGCAATATCGGGATCGCCAGACGGCTGGCGCCCTTGTTGGAAAACGATCGCCGGAAAATCGAACTGCTCAATAGCCTGGTCTTTACGCTCCCCGGCAGCCCCATCGTCTATTACGGCGATGAAATCGGGATGGGAGACAATGTTCATCTCGGAGACCGCAACGGCGTGCGCACACCGATGCAATGGACCGACGACCGCAACGGGGGATTCTCCAAGGCCGATCCGTCGAAACTGTATCTGCCGTCCATTTCCGATTCCGTGTACGGATATCAGGCCATCAACGTGGAGGCCCAACGGCAATCACCCCATTCCCTTCTGCACTGGATGAAACGGATGATCTGCGTGCGCAAGCAACATCCGGCCTTCGGCCGCGGGACCGTGGAGTTTTTGCGCCCGCGAAACGACAAAGTGCTGGCCTACTTGCGGGAGTACGGCGGGGAGACGTTGCTGCTCGTGCACAATCTGGCCGGATCGGCTCAGGCCGTCGAATTGGACTTGGGCAAATATCAAGGCGCAGTCCCCATCGAATTATTCGGAGATTCGAGATTCCCCCAGGTGGGAACGCAGCCCTACGTGTTGAGCGTCGCCCCCTACGGGTTCTACTGGTTTCGGCTGCACCAGGCGGCGGGGCAGGACCGTTCCTACGGGATCGAAGACAGTCTCATTTAG
- a CDS encoding DUF5752 family protein: MKQTDTAFQFIGCSELREILGEEAEDERRLVELLETVPLDSIYYHTHSYFLRHSYVERVYPNDFAQWVAMEVRDHVLGERLAVVDPFELNGLEALRTELIAIIDDHLSSTPIVPRVMFGKPFHFNQSRHLEVPTGLEVRTLREFRNAVSEVEVSAIYFHVFEARHRLKRKESDFSAWIDQSLGMPDLAEKFRAINPYLGSLERLRSAMLTLCDEFLVREPER, from the coding sequence GTGAAACAGACAGACACCGCGTTTCAATTTATCGGGTGCAGTGAGCTGCGGGAAATCCTCGGTGAAGAAGCCGAGGATGAGCGGCGGCTGGTCGAGCTGTTGGAGACGGTTCCGCTCGATTCGATCTATTACCATACGCACAGCTATTTTCTCCGGCACAGCTATGTGGAGCGAGTGTATCCGAACGACTTTGCCCAGTGGGTGGCGATGGAGGTTCGGGATCACGTATTGGGAGAACGGCTGGCGGTCGTCGATCCGTTCGAATTGAACGGTCTCGAAGCCCTACGTACGGAGCTGATCGCCATCATCGACGATCACCTGTCCAGCACGCCGATCGTGCCGCGCGTCATGTTCGGCAAACCGTTTCACTTCAACCAGTCCCGACACCTCGAAGTTCCCACGGGACTAGAAGTGCGGACGCTTCGGGAGTTCCGGAATGCCGTGAGTGAGGTGGAAGTGAGTGCGATCTATTTTCATGTGTTCGAGGCCCGGCATCGCCTCAAGCGCAAAGAGAGCGATTTCTCTGCGTGGATTGATCAGAGTCTGGGAATGCCGGATCTGGCCGAGAAGTTCCGCGCCATCAATCCCTACTTGGGCAGTCTCGAACGGCTTCGGTCGGCGATGCTGACGCTGTGCGATGAGTTTCTGGTCCGCGAGCCTGAACGGTAA
- a CDS encoding YtxH domain-containing protein, which produces MVRLIDVSESEKGAPTWWPGGEAYVDGDRVSGSRAIRWRSAAVGLVPLLAGAVVGGLSALAARTTVNGKSGRSSAERCTETTAERSLSMETGQDNRRRGHDEESGGGMGAAVVLAAFGLGALAGAVAVLLTTPVSGPSVRQRLRRGAETARQELDEIVTETEDSWKSVAESARGAMKKTAARIKEAAQVTKDAIAKDAAPGGGAS; this is translated from the coding sequence ATGGTGCGGTTGATTGATGTGAGCGAGTCAGAGAAGGGAGCGCCGACATGGTGGCCAGGCGGAGAGGCCTATGTCGACGGCGATAGAGTGAGCGGGTCGCGCGCGATCAGATGGAGGTCGGCGGCAGTCGGGCTTGTTCCACTGCTGGCCGGCGCTGTCGTCGGAGGGCTCAGCGCCCTCGCCGCAAGGACAACGGTGAACGGGAAGTCGGGGCGTTCATCCGCAGAACGCTGCACCGAGACAACGGCGGAAAGGAGCCTATCGATGGAAACGGGACAAGACAATCGGCGGCGTGGGCACGATGAAGAGAGTGGCGGCGGGATGGGGGCCGCAGTGGTATTGGCAGCGTTCGGACTCGGCGCGTTGGCCGGCGCCGTGGCGGTGTTACTGACGACTCCGGTGTCAGGACCGTCGGTTCGACAGCGCTTGAGGCGGGGAGCCGAGACGGCCAGGCAGGAACTCGATGAGATTGTGACCGAGACTGAGGATTCGTGGAAATCCGTGGCCGAAAGCGCGCGCGGCGCAATGAAAAAGACCGCGGCTCGGATCAAGGAGGCCGCTCAGGTGACAAAAGACGCGATCGCCAAAGATGCCGCTCCGGGTGGCGGGGCGTCCTGA